Proteins from a genomic interval of Gordonia sp. SL306:
- a CDS encoding acyl-CoA dehydrogenase family protein: MEFGWTKAEEEFRTRIHEAFATHARPGWTHHDRDMPTTKDRDDSIAFCQALAQEQLLTPHWPEEYGGRSASGWEQAILGEEAWGSGEPRGPQYMNVNWIGPAIIYAGTQEQKDYHLSRIGEGSVLWCQGFSEPDAGSDLASMRTAAVRDGDDYVINGQKCWTSYAHRAEFCFLLCRTDPKAERHMGISIFLVPMDTPGIEVREIPSPYAAHLVHEVFFTDVRVPESCRLGPENKGWQTIMTVLANERAGWVTHENALRRLDTLLEHPDVDPTNPDVSATAGRAYAMAEATKLLNFLAIDERENTEHGKARNVAPVGQAALGLLEPAVGWAIHEISGMESLDPDSIAGRSMVSMTASPIAAGAIEIQYNLIARQTLQLPKEGRPA; the protein is encoded by the coding sequence ATGGAGTTCGGATGGACGAAAGCCGAGGAAGAATTCCGCACTCGGATCCACGAAGCGTTCGCCACCCACGCGCGGCCTGGTTGGACCCATCACGACCGCGACATGCCCACCACCAAGGACCGTGACGATTCGATCGCGTTCTGCCAGGCGCTCGCACAAGAACAACTCCTCACGCCACACTGGCCGGAAGAGTACGGCGGACGCTCGGCATCCGGCTGGGAACAGGCGATCCTCGGAGAAGAGGCGTGGGGTAGCGGCGAGCCGCGCGGACCTCAGTACATGAACGTCAACTGGATCGGACCGGCGATCATCTACGCCGGCACCCAGGAGCAGAAGGACTATCACCTGTCGCGCATCGGCGAGGGGAGTGTGCTGTGGTGTCAAGGCTTTTCCGAACCGGACGCCGGGTCGGACCTTGCTTCCATGCGCACCGCCGCCGTCCGCGACGGTGACGATTACGTGATCAACGGCCAAAAGTGCTGGACGTCCTACGCCCACCGGGCGGAATTCTGTTTCCTCTTGTGCCGGACTGATCCCAAGGCCGAGCGCCATATGGGCATCTCGATCTTCCTGGTGCCCATGGACACCCCGGGCATCGAAGTCCGGGAGATCCCGTCACCTTACGCCGCACACCTGGTGCACGAGGTGTTCTTCACCGACGTACGGGTGCCGGAGAGCTGCCGACTGGGTCCCGAGAACAAGGGATGGCAGACCATCATGACGGTGCTGGCGAACGAGCGGGCGGGATGGGTCACGCACGAGAATGCACTCCGGCGCCTCGACACGCTCCTCGAACACCCCGATGTCGATCCCACGAATCCGGATGTGTCGGCAACCGCGGGCCGCGCGTATGCGATGGCCGAGGCGACGAAACTGCTCAATTTCCTCGCTATCGACGAGCGTGAGAATACCGAACACGGCAAGGCGCGCAACGTCGCGCCGGTCGGGCAGGCAGCGCTCGGACTTCTCGAACCCGCGGTCGGCTGGGCGATCCACGAGATATCCGGGATGGAGTCGCTGGATCCCGATTCGATCGCCGGGCGGTCGATGGTCAGCATGACCGCCAGTCCGATCGCCGCCGGCGCCATCGAGATCCAGTACAACCTCATCGCCAGGCAGACCCTGCAGCTGCCCAAGGAAGGACGTCCGGCATGA
- a CDS encoding maleylpyruvate isomerase N-terminal domain-containing protein, whose protein sequence is MTTFTELHRRALTDADDMIDELTSAMMPNASRCVGWTIEDLVCHMVGQNFGFAAAIADGDADRSAYRARSHTLWDESRIALTTAIDGNPAGEVRLVEIREEAIPLDAVLAIHTLDLAVHVWDALGDAYRPSPDIVDLVLAQAERIPTDRGDDAVFGPVRDVEDGDAWYRALGLLGRSGQTSRATTAG, encoded by the coding sequence ATGACCACATTCACCGAACTCCATCGTCGCGCACTTACCGATGCCGACGACATGATCGACGAACTCACATCAGCGATGATGCCCAACGCAAGCCGCTGCGTGGGCTGGACGATCGAAGATCTGGTCTGCCACATGGTGGGGCAGAACTTCGGGTTCGCTGCCGCGATCGCCGACGGCGACGCCGACCGGTCCGCCTACCGGGCGAGATCTCACACGCTCTGGGACGAGTCGAGGATCGCACTGACCACGGCCATCGACGGCAACCCCGCCGGCGAGGTACGCCTGGTCGAGATCAGAGAAGAGGCGATTCCCCTCGACGCCGTCCTGGCGATTCACACACTCGACCTGGCAGTCCACGTGTGGGACGCGCTCGGAGACGCTTACCGGCCATCCCCCGACATCGTGGATCTCGTTCTTGCACAAGCAGAACGAATCCCGACGGATCGAGGGGACGACGCGGTCTTCGGCCCGGTCCGCGACGTCGAAGACGGCGATGCCTGGTACCGCGCCCTGGGGCTTCTCGGCCGCAGCGGTCAGACGAGTCGCGCGACCACCGCTGGTTGA
- a CDS encoding NAD(P)H-dependent flavin oxidoreductase, translating into MALDSRVRDRLTLPAFCSPMFLVTGPELVREACLSGIVGGLPRQNARTLEEFDSWLRSIREGIDERLSEDPDARIGPIAVNLAARMDDAELAENLEVCRRHGVEIIVSAIGNPARIAERVHDWGGIVYHDVTSFYHAERAIKGGVDGLVAIGAGGGGHSGTVSHLVLVPRLRQMFDGVIVMAGAVGHGAAIRAAEVLGADLAYIGTRFIASQESLATDRYKELLMSDSATDLRYTNGISGVPANWMATSLADVGLDPDCLPEPSGTLNSDHLPADITPWRDIWSAGQSIEFIDGIPTVGEIVQQLRSEYADACRRPQIDQD; encoded by the coding sequence ATGGCTCTTGACTCACGCGTGCGGGATCGGCTCACGTTGCCTGCGTTCTGTTCACCCATGTTCCTGGTGACCGGCCCGGAATTGGTGAGGGAGGCTTGCCTCAGCGGTATCGTTGGCGGACTGCCGCGTCAGAACGCACGTACGCTCGAGGAGTTCGATTCCTGGTTGCGAAGCATTCGCGAGGGGATCGACGAACGGCTGTCCGAGGATCCTGACGCGCGTATCGGCCCCATCGCGGTCAACCTCGCGGCGCGAATGGATGACGCCGAGCTGGCGGAGAATCTCGAGGTCTGTCGGCGTCATGGCGTGGAGATCATCGTGAGCGCGATCGGTAATCCCGCGAGAATCGCTGAACGCGTGCATGATTGGGGTGGCATCGTTTACCACGACGTCACCTCGTTCTACCACGCCGAGCGTGCGATCAAAGGCGGGGTGGACGGTCTTGTCGCGATCGGTGCAGGTGGCGGCGGCCACTCGGGTACCGTCAGCCATCTGGTTCTCGTGCCGCGGCTGCGACAGATGTTCGACGGTGTCATCGTGATGGCCGGGGCGGTCGGCCACGGTGCGGCGATCCGCGCGGCCGAGGTTCTGGGTGCCGATCTGGCCTACATCGGCACCCGATTCATCGCCTCGCAGGAGTCACTCGCAACCGACCGGTACAAGGAGCTGCTGATGTCTGATTCGGCTACCGACCTGCGATACACGAACGGGATCTCGGGGGTCCCCGCGAATTGGATGGCGACTTCCCTCGCCGACGTCGGACTGGACCCCGATTGTCTGCCCGAACCGTCGGGGACGCTGAACAGTGACCACCTGCCGGCAGACATCACTCCGTGGCGCGACATATGGAGCGCCGGGCAGAGCATCGAGTTCATCGACGGGATCCCCACGGTCGGCGAGATCGTCCAGCAACTGC
- a CDS encoding class I adenylate-forming enzyme family protein — translation MTDNAVIEISRDHNPFGQDGVVRDATGVLRYADVPATFIDVLRDRAAAQPDVEAVVELGGRRLTYAELWDASARVAGGLRAQGVANGDRVSVRYAAGVDWVLAFWGILLSGGIAVAVNTRSAEPEVAFVLENAGVTLDLAPGTPLPDGEPYAVDTATAGDVAALFYTSGTTGRPKGVPTTHEAFVANAENMIRCSGLSRDVGADYRTLISVPLFHVTGCNSQLLVATYVGGTSVIMPQLDVGALVEVLVAEKIGYMVTVPAVYALLLRHPAFADAKVSGVRVVGYGGAPIAPSTVQEIQAAFGDATVMNGYGMTETASLVTVLPDQDAVEHADSVGYAVPSVDIGIVSISDDPTIGELVVRGANVATGYWKRPDADAETIVDGWLHTGDVVRVDDAGRVHIVDRIKDIINRGGENVSSIEVEAVLLSAPGVVDAAVVPVPDDVMGEKVGAILVSESGELDLEAVLEHCRQRLADFKVPQFAVVSGEVLPRNAGGKLLKNRLRGQVEWGDPLR, via the coding sequence ATGACCGACAATGCCGTCATCGAGATCAGCCGCGATCACAATCCGTTCGGCCAGGATGGGGTGGTGCGGGACGCGACCGGGGTCTTGCGATACGCCGACGTCCCGGCAACGTTCATCGACGTCCTCCGCGACCGGGCCGCCGCACAGCCAGATGTCGAGGCTGTGGTCGAACTCGGTGGTCGCCGACTCACCTACGCGGAGCTCTGGGACGCGTCGGCGCGCGTCGCGGGTGGCCTGCGGGCCCAGGGTGTGGCAAACGGGGATCGTGTCTCGGTCCGCTACGCGGCAGGCGTGGACTGGGTACTCGCCTTCTGGGGCATCCTGCTGTCGGGCGGAATCGCTGTCGCGGTGAACACCCGATCGGCTGAGCCCGAGGTGGCGTTCGTCCTCGAGAACGCCGGGGTCACGCTGGACCTGGCTCCGGGCACTCCGCTGCCGGATGGCGAACCGTACGCCGTCGATACCGCGACGGCGGGCGACGTCGCGGCGCTGTTCTACACGTCGGGCACCACCGGCCGCCCCAAGGGCGTCCCCACCACACATGAGGCCTTTGTCGCCAACGCCGAGAACATGATTCGCTGTTCCGGTCTCTCCCGCGATGTGGGCGCGGACTATCGGACCCTGATCTCGGTGCCGCTGTTCCACGTGACCGGCTGCAACTCGCAGCTCCTGGTCGCCACTTACGTCGGCGGGACGTCGGTGATCATGCCGCAGCTCGACGTCGGCGCCTTGGTGGAAGTGCTCGTGGCCGAGAAGATCGGTTACATGGTCACCGTGCCGGCGGTGTACGCACTCCTGCTGCGCCACCCGGCCTTCGCGGACGCGAAGGTTTCCGGTGTCCGCGTGGTCGGGTATGGCGGTGCGCCGATCGCGCCGTCGACAGTGCAGGAGATCCAGGCGGCGTTCGGCGATGCCACCGTCATGAATGGCTACGGAATGACCGAAACAGCTTCCCTGGTCACGGTTTTGCCCGACCAGGATGCCGTCGAGCATGCCGACTCGGTGGGATACGCGGTGCCGTCGGTGGACATCGGCATCGTCTCGATTTCCGATGACCCGACGATCGGCGAGCTGGTCGTTCGGGGAGCCAACGTCGCGACCGGCTACTGGAAGCGACCCGACGCCGACGCCGAGACGATCGTGGACGGCTGGCTGCACACCGGAGACGTGGTCCGGGTGGACGACGCCGGACGCGTCCACATCGTCGACCGGATCAAGGACATCATCAATCGCGGTGGCGAGAATGTGTCGAGTATCGAGGTCGAGGCCGTGCTGCTCTCGGCGCCCGGTGTCGTCGACGCCGCGGTGGTTCCGGTGCCCGACGACGTGATGGGGGAGAAGGTCGGCGCCATACTGGTTTCCGAGTCGGGTGAACTTGACCTGGAGGCCGTCTTGGAGCATTGCCGGCAGCGTCTGGCCGACTTCAAGGTTCCCCAGTTCGCGGTGGTGTCGGGCGAGGTCCTCCCACGTAATGCCGGTGGGAAGCTACTGAAGAACCGGTTGCGTGGGCAGGTGGAGTGGGGCGATCCGCTGCGGTAG
- a CDS encoding acetate--CoA ligase family protein: MTPRDRNLDALFAPASVAVVGASDNPTRIGGRVLARFLDNFSGPIYAVNANRDTVQGHPAARSIADLPAAPDLAVLALPADLVPDAIDELAASGCRAAIVFSSGFAESGDEGRAMQDRLRNVASESGMRIIGPNCVGTMSLPSGVLATFADLQTDVAPSAEPGVGIVSQSGALGSVFFHAAEALGLHVSYMCTTGNEADVSAAEAIAALVERPDVQSVMVYLEALSDPEVLYAAGRRALELGKPIVALKAGASDSGARAAASHSGSLAAPDRFAEALLERSGIMRASSPVEMVTLTAALASGRFPIGDRVAVMTLSGGVGIMIADALDAGGLSLPRTREETARHIEKLIPEYGSAQNPIDYTANAVNDPAGFADILDAVVTDDDFDMVIVSGLAMGTFDENLATIERVRDKVTKPVVLSVSGANSVIVNRRGIPCVPDAVHAANAMVALKTYADLRARPPVETPLLGEGRARGSTHHTLSADETRTLLSRFSIPVVPEIGVVDEAGAVQAAETVGYPVAVKLDPAIAEHKTEVGGIRLDVRNTDEVRAAVADMRAASGVTGDVPVVIQQMVSRGMELTVGAIRDSTLGPAVLVGLGGVMVEILDEIEMSLVPVSHADAEHMLRKLCGGRLTADPRGLDDAAVKVVGDVIVAVSSLMAQCAYVIEVDVNPLIVGELGPVAVDGLIRVARPDV, from the coding sequence GTGACGCCAAGAGATCGAAACCTCGATGCCCTGTTCGCCCCGGCCAGTGTTGCCGTCGTCGGCGCGTCAGACAATCCGACGCGCATCGGCGGGCGGGTGCTCGCCCGGTTCCTCGACAACTTCTCCGGCCCGATCTATGCCGTGAACGCCAATCGCGATACCGTGCAGGGCCACCCGGCCGCGCGCTCGATCGCCGACCTTCCTGCCGCACCCGATCTCGCGGTACTCGCGCTCCCCGCGGACCTCGTGCCCGATGCGATCGACGAGCTCGCTGCATCGGGATGCCGAGCGGCCATCGTCTTCTCGTCAGGGTTTGCCGAATCCGGCGATGAGGGCAGGGCCATGCAGGACCGTCTTCGTAACGTGGCGTCCGAGTCGGGCATGCGCATCATCGGTCCCAACTGCGTCGGGACCATGAGCCTCCCGTCCGGGGTCTTGGCAACCTTCGCGGATCTCCAGACCGACGTGGCGCCGTCAGCGGAGCCGGGGGTCGGGATCGTCAGTCAGAGTGGCGCCCTCGGCTCGGTCTTCTTCCACGCAGCAGAAGCGCTCGGCCTCCATGTGTCGTACATGTGCACCACCGGCAACGAAGCCGATGTCAGTGCGGCCGAGGCCATCGCCGCGCTGGTGGAGCGGCCGGACGTGCAATCCGTCATGGTCTATCTCGAGGCACTCAGCGATCCGGAGGTGCTGTACGCGGCCGGACGTCGTGCGCTCGAGCTCGGGAAACCGATTGTCGCGCTGAAGGCCGGTGCATCCGACTCCGGTGCCAGGGCAGCGGCAAGTCATAGTGGATCGTTGGCGGCACCCGACCGGTTCGCCGAGGCACTCTTGGAGCGGTCGGGCATCATGCGCGCGAGTTCGCCAGTGGAAATGGTCACATTGACAGCAGCCCTGGCGAGCGGACGGTTCCCCATCGGAGATCGTGTTGCGGTGATGACTCTTTCGGGTGGCGTGGGCATCATGATCGCCGATGCGCTCGATGCCGGCGGACTGTCCCTGCCGCGGACCCGTGAGGAGACCGCGCGGCACATCGAGAAGCTGATCCCGGAGTACGGCTCCGCGCAGAACCCCATCGACTACACGGCCAACGCCGTGAACGATCCGGCGGGCTTTGCCGACATTCTCGACGCCGTGGTGACCGATGACGACTTCGACATGGTCATTGTCAGTGGGCTCGCGATGGGAACCTTTGACGAGAATCTCGCTACCATCGAGCGTGTCCGCGACAAGGTGACGAAACCGGTCGTGTTGTCGGTGTCCGGCGCGAACTCCGTGATTGTCAACAGACGTGGAATCCCCTGTGTCCCGGACGCTGTTCATGCTGCGAACGCGATGGTTGCGCTCAAGACCTACGCAGATCTGCGGGCGCGGCCACCCGTGGAGACACCCCTGTTGGGCGAGGGCAGGGCGCGTGGATCGACGCACCACACCCTCTCCGCCGATGAGACCCGAACCCTGCTGTCACGTTTCAGCATTCCGGTCGTACCCGAGATCGGCGTCGTCGATGAGGCGGGTGCCGTCCAGGCAGCGGAGACGGTAGGCTACCCGGTCGCCGTCAAGCTGGATCCCGCAATTGCGGAGCACAAGACGGAGGTCGGGGGCATCCGTCTGGATGTACGCAACACCGACGAGGTTCGCGCGGCGGTGGCCGACATGCGAGCAGCGAGCGGTGTGACCGGAGACGTTCCCGTAGTGATCCAGCAGATGGTCAGCCGCGGAATGGAACTGACCGTCGGCGCAATCCGCGACAGCACGCTCGGTCCGGCGGTTCTTGTCGGTCTCGGGGGCGTCATGGTCGAGATCTTGGACGAGATCGAGATGTCGCTGGTGCCGGTGAGCCATGCCGACGCCGAACACATGCTCCGGAAGCTGTGTGGTGGACGATTGACCGCCGACCCTCGCGGCCTTGACGACGCCGCTGTCAAGGTCGTCGGTGACGTGATCGTCGCTGTGAGCTCACTGATGGCACAGTGCGCTTACGTGATCGAGGTCGACGTGAATCCGCTGATCGTCGGAGAACTGGGTCCGGTGGCCGTCGACGGACTGATCCGGGTTGCCCGTCCGGATGTGTGA
- a CDS encoding LGFP repeat-containing protein, with translation MSRLQTSLRLIPSAISPSRPAGRSSSTRRALAASLILAVSAVGGVLGVARPAAPANADMVLGGHSVGGKIGDAYIFSGGILKWGMPTGPEHAAAKGGRFQNFKRDASFYWHPSVGDGKPHEVGGAIRQRWYRMGAERGPMGYPTSSELKVGSGSLNNFRGGVICFSDSGGVQVVRGGILKKWQAQKGAAGYYGVPLGGEYKVGGRYAQDFLNGTIFWP, from the coding sequence ATGTCGAGACTTCAGACTTCGCTGCGGCTGATCCCTTCCGCGATCTCTCCCTCTCGTCCGGCCGGGCGCTCGTCCTCCACGCGGCGAGCCCTCGCGGCGTCGCTGATTCTCGCCGTTTCCGCCGTTGGGGGCGTTCTCGGTGTCGCGCGTCCGGCAGCGCCGGCCAATGCGGACATGGTCCTCGGCGGGCACTCCGTGGGAGGCAAGATCGGGGACGCCTATATCTTCAGCGGGGGCATCCTCAAATGGGGAATGCCGACCGGTCCCGAACATGCCGCGGCCAAGGGCGGACGCTTCCAGAACTTCAAGCGCGACGCGTCCTTCTACTGGCATCCGTCGGTCGGGGACGGCAAGCCGCACGAGGTGGGTGGCGCCATCCGCCAGCGCTGGTACCGCATGGGCGCCGAACGCGGGCCCATGGGGTACCCGACCAGCAGTGAACTCAAGGTGGGCAGCGGCAGCCTGAACAACTTCCGGGGCGGCGTCATCTGCTTCAGCGATTCTGGCGGTGTTCAGGTCGTCCGGGGCGGAATCCTGAAGAAATGGCAGGCGCAGAAGGGTGCTGCCGGGTATTACGGCGTGCCACTCGGCGGCGAGTACAAGGTCGGCGGACGCTACGCCCAGGACTTCCTGAACGGCACCATCTTCTGGCCGTGA
- a CDS encoding MarR family winged helix-turn-helix transcriptional regulator codes for MTGDDHGMDLGAAAGALARAMVAAETPILDQAGLSMWEYVVLDALADATAISQADLSQRTRRDPTRLGHLLDALSDRGLVDRARSTDRRRVTVSMTSSGQQTHAKVKRQIRAMEESFLRSAVGDGGGATARALLSRLGQAAEELSID; via the coding sequence GTGACGGGTGACGATCATGGGATGGATCTCGGCGCCGCGGCCGGGGCACTCGCCCGCGCGATGGTGGCCGCGGAGACGCCGATTCTGGACCAGGCAGGCCTGTCCATGTGGGAGTACGTGGTGCTCGATGCGCTCGCCGACGCCACCGCGATCTCGCAGGCAGACTTGTCGCAGCGGACGCGGCGAGACCCGACCCGGCTGGGTCACCTTCTCGACGCATTGTCCGACCGGGGACTGGTCGATCGGGCTCGATCCACTGATCGCCGGCGGGTGACGGTCTCGATGACTTCCTCTGGTCAGCAGACGCATGCGAAGGTCAAGCGGCAGATCCGTGCGATGGAGGAGTCGTTTCTGCGGTCGGCTGTCGGCGACGGCGGTGGGGCGACGGCCCGGGCGCTGCTGAGCAGGCTGGGTCAGGCGGCGGAGGAGTTGTCCATCGACTGA
- a CDS encoding enoyl-CoA hydratase/isomerase family protein, which produces MLPDNTENLVLSGQDGLVRTLILNRPDRHNATTPAMRQRLFGLLQEAEEDPDVRCIVVTGTGRDFWPGEDRAELAHLDVADVARGQTNPTYDYPMSMTTPIVAAVNGTVAGVGLSFVLQADIRVAAIGAKWAAPFANLGLVAEAGLSWLLQRHVSRGDALEILLTADAFTSEDAYRMGIVQHLEDRDDVLATAHRIAARVARNSPFSVRNIREQVRMDATRPWDEAYDDGTRRALVSLDRDDFRNAVAAAIDKREITFGGAHR; this is translated from the coding sequence ATGTTGCCTGATAACACCGAGAACCTCGTTCTGAGCGGTCAGGATGGCCTGGTGCGGACCCTGATACTCAATCGTCCGGACCGTCACAATGCGACGACGCCCGCCATGCGGCAACGACTCTTCGGGCTCCTACAGGAGGCCGAGGAAGACCCTGATGTCCGATGCATCGTGGTGACCGGGACCGGCCGGGACTTCTGGCCCGGTGAGGACCGTGCAGAACTGGCGCACCTCGACGTTGCGGATGTCGCGCGCGGGCAGACGAATCCGACCTACGACTACCCGATGAGCATGACCACACCGATTGTCGCCGCGGTGAACGGCACCGTGGCCGGGGTTGGATTGTCCTTCGTCCTGCAGGCCGACATTCGGGTCGCCGCCATCGGTGCGAAATGGGCGGCACCGTTCGCCAATCTCGGCCTGGTTGCCGAGGCCGGTCTGTCATGGCTGTTGCAGCGACATGTCAGCCGCGGTGACGCTTTGGAGATCCTCTTGACCGCCGATGCTTTCACCAGCGAGGACGCCTATCGCATGGGTATCGTCCAGCATCTCGAAGATCGCGACGATGTCCTGGCGACTGCACACCGGATCGCGGCCCGGGTCGCACGCAACTCCCCGTTCTCCGTTCGCAACATCCGGGAGCAAGTGAGGATGGACGCGACACGGCCCTGGGACGAGGCCTATGACGACGGCACACGCCGGGCGCTCGTCAGCCTCGACCGCGATGACTTCCGCAATGCCGTCGCGGCGGCCATCGACAAGCGCGAGATCACTTTCGGAGGAGCTCACCGGTGA
- a CDS encoding polyketide cyclase, which yields MTDRFEVPRVIEADKAKIFALLCSPEGHVTIDSSGMLQSAEGESVGAVGDEFLVHMDRESLNDRPMGKYDVRVIITGFEQDQWIEWSIAGMVRPPLDHRYGYRLESVDGGTRVTSYYDWSRVRDEARGVFPVIPETAIRATLGILARTVETA from the coding sequence ATGACCGACCGGTTCGAGGTACCCAGGGTGATCGAGGCCGACAAGGCGAAGATCTTCGCGCTGCTCTGTTCCCCCGAGGGGCACGTCACGATCGACAGCTCGGGCATGCTGCAGAGCGCCGAGGGCGAGTCCGTGGGCGCGGTGGGCGACGAGTTCCTGGTCCACATGGACCGTGAGTCACTGAATGATCGCCCGATGGGCAAGTACGACGTCCGGGTGATCATCACCGGCTTCGAGCAGGATCAGTGGATCGAGTGGTCGATCGCCGGGATGGTGCGGCCCCCGCTGGATCACCGCTACGGGTATCGGCTCGAATCCGTGGACGGCGGCACTCGGGTGACGTCGTATTACGACTGGAGCCGGGTCCGCGACGAGGCCCGCGGCGTCTTCCCGGTCATCCCGGAAACGGCGATCCGGGCGACGCTCGGAATCCTCGCGCGAACCGTCGAAACGGCTTGA
- a CDS encoding TetR/AcrR family transcriptional regulator: MTPPKAKRSKATATEIEAAFARSFLAHGYRGTSVDAVAKDLGMPKGSIFYHIGTKEAVFFRVQMAGMREFTDRLREIAESGEPAEIRLREAIRDSVRRVDPSAGPLFAMSRDNHHLPPEHAAELEEVRRDYQTLFIGIIEDGVAAGTFRPQEHLKVVVFGILRFIGLVKDWYRPDGELSLNELADLYWSFTCRGLGHEPEN; encoded by the coding sequence ATGACACCACCGAAGGCCAAGCGCTCGAAGGCGACGGCGACCGAGATCGAGGCCGCTTTCGCACGTAGCTTTCTGGCTCACGGATACCGCGGGACCAGCGTAGATGCGGTCGCCAAGGATCTCGGGATGCCGAAGGGCAGTATTTTTTACCACATCGGAACCAAGGAAGCCGTGTTCTTCCGAGTGCAGATGGCCGGGATGCGCGAGTTCACGGATCGGTTGCGCGAGATCGCCGAATCCGGCGAACCGGCGGAGATCCGTCTCCGCGAGGCGATCCGCGACAGTGTGCGGCGCGTTGATCCGTCTGCGGGACCGTTGTTCGCCATGAGCCGCGACAATCATCACCTGCCTCCTGAACATGCGGCCGAACTCGAGGAGGTTCGCCGTGACTACCAAACACTGTTCATCGGCATCATCGAAGACGGAGTCGCAGCAGGGACATTTCGGCCGCAAGAGCATCTGAAGGTCGTGGTGTTCGGCATTCTCCGCTTCATCGGACTCGTGAAGGACTGGTATCGGCCCGACGGCGAACTCTCGCTCAACGAATTGGCCGACCTCTATTGGTCCTTCACGTGCCGTGGACTCGGTCACGAACCCGAGAACTGA
- a CDS encoding acyl-CoA dehydrogenase family protein: MNLTMTQDQADIVDAAVNAVRRATTDASDEDQARRTTAALSDGGFLDLASTAGPLEAALVAEAISRSGVLAPVGARLLVGDVCGLGDDPVVVGLIDGRRSLVRYGAVADVFLGVDGDNAFVAYKDQVTVTPLTDGVGTPVARVEINNSTPLPTAQAAAVTRRWRIAMATEAAGAMAGAISLTVPYVSQRIAFGRPLGAFQAVQHRLARAQVFAEGTTWLARHAAWADDDYLAACAATYACMAAVQVYENTHQVTGGIGITTEHGLVRHTRRLVGLQRELGGMNAHARRATAARLADPTPAAVAENVA; encoded by the coding sequence ATGAACCTCACGATGACCCAGGACCAAGCCGATATCGTCGACGCGGCGGTCAACGCGGTCCGTCGCGCGACCACCGACGCGAGCGACGAAGACCAGGCCCGACGTACCACCGCCGCGCTGTCGGATGGTGGGTTTCTCGACCTCGCCTCCACCGCGGGACCGCTCGAGGCTGCTCTTGTCGCCGAAGCCATTTCACGATCGGGCGTGCTGGCCCCGGTGGGCGCCCGACTCCTGGTCGGCGATGTCTGCGGACTGGGTGACGATCCTGTCGTCGTCGGTTTGATCGATGGGCGCCGCTCACTGGTGCGGTACGGGGCTGTTGCGGACGTGTTCCTCGGGGTCGATGGAGACAATGCGTTTGTGGCGTACAAGGATCAGGTGACCGTCACGCCCCTCACGGACGGTGTCGGAACGCCGGTGGCGCGCGTGGAGATCAACAATTCGACCCCGCTCCCCACTGCGCAGGCGGCAGCGGTGACTCGACGATGGCGCATCGCCATGGCCACCGAAGCCGCAGGTGCGATGGCCGGCGCCATCTCGTTGACCGTGCCCTACGTCTCCCAGCGGATCGCTTTCGGGCGCCCCCTCGGCGCGTTCCAGGCCGTCCAGCACCGGCTGGCCCGCGCCCAGGTCTTCGCCGAGGGAACGACCTGGCTGGCGCGCCATGCCGCTTGGGCGGACGACGACTACCTGGCCGCATGCGCCGCAACGTACGCCTGCATGGCCGCTGTACAGGTGTACGAGAACACCCACCAGGTGACCGGTGGCATCGGAATCACCACCGAACACGGGCTCGTCCGGCACACGCGTCGACTGGTCGGCCTGCAACGGGAACTCGGCGGCATGAACGCCCACGCCCGCCGCGCCACCGCGGCACGTCTGGCCGATCCGACACCAGCGGCGGTTGCCGAAAATGTTGCCTGA